A segment of the Prochlorococcus sp. RS04 genome:
AGAAACAGGGAATGAGTATAAGTTCACTATTTCAGCCAAGTTTTAAAATCTAAATTTTGATTCAAAGTAAACTTCATTTTGCAATAATCCTCTAAAATTATTAGAGCTGATATAGCATCAAGGTTTTTATTAAGAATAAAAACCTCTCTTGGAATTAAAAACTTGAGACCACTTATTGGAAACAGTTCGAAATATCTTGCTTTAGCCCTGTAGGTAGTATTCTTTTCCTCAAAAGTTATTATTTCTTTTTTAAAAAAATCTAGTTTTTCTCTGATCTCCCTGTTAGTGGTACCATTGCCAATAATAATTTGTGATATTTCCTCAGCAGTAATTAAATTTCTGACATAATTCCCAAGTAATTCACTTTTAAGAATTATCGCTTTATAAACTTTTTTCTCACTTATTTCAGCTAATACTAAGCCACATTTACTTTTTCCGGGATCAATAGTTATTACTCTAGACATTTAAACTGCAATCTTTAAAATATTAATTTCAACGACTATAGGTTCTATAGTTTTACTATCTCTTAAAGATACTACTTCCAACTTAAATTTGATATTTTGATTTTCTTTAAGAAAGTCTCTAATTTTTTTTACAAAATTTCCACTTGTATTAATTTCACTAACTTGCGACCCTTTTGACTTAATTTCATCTCTTGTTTCTCTAAGCAATGATTTAATTTTTAGATTTATTGATTTACTATTTAAATCACTTGCTTCCAGAATAGAACTTGTAATAATATCACCTTTTTTGACTATAAATTTATTCTCTAATAAATCTGGAGATACAAAAACATAATTATCTCCTTTTAAAACATTTGTTGCTGATTTAATTAATAAAACCCAGTTACCTCCGCTAGCAGCTACTGTCTCAATCTTTGTAATATCACTGGGTCTCCACAAAAGAATATTTCTTGCTTTTTTATTATTTGGGATAACAATTTTTCTAACAAATTTATCAGCTTCATTAAAGATTTCTGTTAAGTTAAGTTTTAAATTTGAGCTGGAATCAACCTCAGCAATAAATAAAGTTTGTCCTCTTTTAATAACGATATTTCCTCTCCTAAATTCTTTAATATTATTTTTTAATTGATTTAACTCCTTTTCTTTTTGAATAATTTTACCCTCAAGTTCTTTTCGTTCTTCCTGTAAAGGGATTAATGCCTTTTTACTTTCATCTAAAGTTTTTTGCAAAAAAGGAATATCAACAAAAAGCCTTTGTCTGAATTCTTCACTTGCTAAAATCAATAAACCTATTGATATTGAACTAATAAATCCACCGGTAAAAATAGTTATAATAGTTGCTGTTTTTTTCGGTCTTAATTTTAAGATACTAAATCTTGCTTTACCAATCTTTGTTCCAAGAATATCCCCAAATGGCGCAATTAATCCCCCAAGTAATATTAAAAAAACAATTAGAATCCAAGCCACACTTTTGTATATACTCAATACATCATAATTTATGATGAATCAATTAAATCTTTTTGCAAGAGCAATTGGATCAAACACTGTGATCTTTTTTCTTTCAATATTAAGAAGACCTGAATCCTTTAAATCACCCAATAATCTTGTAATGGTTACTCTTGTAGAACCAATAGCTTCAGCAATTGCCTGATGTGAAAGCCTTAAATCTATTGTAATACCTTTTTCACCTGCAACTCCAAAGTCTCTACAAAGGACCATTAAAAAACTCACTAAACGAGAAGACATATCTCTATGTGTAAGAGTTTCTATCATTGTTTCAGTTTGCAGGATCCTACTTGAAAGCCCCTGTAAAAGTAATAGTCCTACTGAGGCATCTTCCTCTATAGCTCTTAAAACAGAATTTGCAGGTGCTGTTATCATTTCAACTCTTGTGAATGCTATTGCATGGTAAAAACGATCAGATCTATGGCCTGTAAGCAGGGATAAAACACCAAAGAGACTATTCTCTCTTAAGAGAGCAACAGTTATTTCCTCACCCGACTCATAAACTCTTGAAAGTCTTACTGCGCCTCTTCTTATAAGATAAACCCTTTCAGCAGGGTCACCGGGGAAGAATATTGTTTTAGATCTCTCAACCATTTCTGTACTTGCACCATCTAGACCTTTAATAACTTCCATTAAAGTTCTATTGATTGGAAAACGTTCTCCAACAGAGTTAATTTTACTTTGTCCGGATTGTTGCGAACTAAAGCGGTTGAATCCTCGTGAAGCAGGTATCATAAATATCTTGACTATTAAAAAATTTAAGGAGACACCCTGAAATATCTTGTATCAACAGTAACAATTTTCAATTCTTATCGGTTTATCAACAAGCTTTTTTCATTCAGTTTCAAGTTGCTTAAACCTTTTTTAAGTAAAATTACACTATATGCAGCGTTAATAGATTCTAATTATACTGCATGTAGAAAGAATCTAAATAATGGTAATTAGCTCATCTCATATTTATTCCAAAGGTAACCTTGATGTTTTAAAAACAAATACTGATAACAAAATTAACCTAAAAAAATTTCCACAAAACGGACAAATCCAAATCTATCAATCTTCATATAGAGGTAGCTATACATCTATCATTAGAGACTCTCTAAGAAATGCTGCTCTTGGCAGAAAAGTGCTACTAATACAATTTATGAAAGGAGGGGTAAAGCAAGGAGTTGATCATGCAGTAAAGCTATGCGGTAATTTGACCTGGGTAAGATCATCTCATTCATATGATCAATATAATTCTGAAGCAATTGAAAATAATAAAACTTTAAAAAAATCTATTTATGAATCTACTATTGAATTATGGAATTTTTGTAAAAGAGAACTACAGTCTGGAGAAAATGATCAAATCATACTTGATGAAATTTTTTTAGCTATTGACATGAAATTTATCGATAAAGATGATTTGATTTCAACACTTGAAAACCGATTTATATCAGGAGATGTAA
Coding sequences within it:
- a CDS encoding DUF3084 domain-containing protein, coding for MAWILIVFLILLGGLIAPFGDILGTKIGKARFSILKLRPKKTATIITIFTGGFISSISIGLLILASEEFRQRLFVDIPFLQKTLDESKKALIPLQEERKELEGKIIQKEKELNQLKNNIKEFRRGNIVIKRGQTLFIAEVDSSSNLKLNLTEIFNEADKFVRKIVIPNNKKARNILLWRPSDITKIETVAASGGNWVLLIKSATNVLKGDNYVFVSPDLLENKFIVKKGDIITSSILEASDLNSKSINLKIKSLLRETRDEIKSKGSQVSEINTSGNFVKKIRDFLKENQNIKFKLEVVSLRDSKTIEPIVVEINILKIAV
- the ntcA gene encoding global nitrogen regulator NtcA — protein: MIPASRGFNRFSSQQSGQSKINSVGERFPINRTLMEVIKGLDGASTEMVERSKTIFFPGDPAERVYLIRRGAVRLSRVYESGEEITVALLRENSLFGVLSLLTGHRSDRFYHAIAFTRVEMITAPANSVLRAIEEDASVGLLLLQGLSSRILQTETMIETLTHRDMSSRLVSFLMVLCRDFGVAGEKGITIDLRLSHQAIAEAIGSTRVTITRLLGDLKDSGLLNIERKKITVFDPIALAKRFN
- a CDS encoding cob(I)yrinic acid a,c-diamide adenosyltransferase, which gives rise to MVISSSHIYSKGNLDVLKTNTDNKINLKKFPQNGQIQIYQSSYRGSYTSIIRDSLRNAALGRKVLLIQFMKGGVKQGVDHAVKLCGNLTWVRSSHSYDQYNSEAIENNKTLKKSIYESTIELWNFCKRELQSGENDQIILDEIFLAIDMKFIDKDDLISTLENRFISGDVILTGTDIPKDLLLMANQITELRS